A window of the Aquimarina spinulae genome harbors these coding sequences:
- a CDS encoding potassium channel family protein, with protein MKKIYRWGVPKIYIALILLIIVIAIGVLGFRFFSNYSWVDALYMTVITLSTVGFGEVQPLDDSAKLFTVFLISTSVAIFAYSVSVITEYIVSKNDPKRLQYRKTQKMIHHIENHIIIIGYGRNGKQAAAKLLAYNKPFIIIEKDEAVIERYQNESLFFLKGNATEDEVLIEAGIKRAACLICTLPEDADNLFIVLSARQINKKLKIISRASQDTSYKKIRLAGADNVIMPDRIGGDHMASLVVVPDLIEFLDNLSIVGKKSINIEEISFEDMFDDKIERTILDIDMRSRTGCTIIGYKSPEGEYIVNPEANTLLKPSSKIVVLGRPEQINLLNKEFDI; from the coding sequence ATGAAAAAGATCTATAGATGGGGAGTGCCAAAAATATATATTGCATTAATTTTATTAATTATAGTAATTGCTATCGGAGTACTAGGATTTCGGTTTTTTTCTAACTATTCCTGGGTAGATGCCTTATATATGACAGTTATTACTTTGTCTACTGTGGGTTTTGGAGAAGTTCAACCATTAGATGATAGTGCAAAGTTATTTACTGTATTCCTTATCTCGACTAGTGTAGCCATATTTGCATATTCTGTATCAGTAATAACAGAATATATTGTAAGTAAAAATGATCCTAAAAGACTTCAATATCGAAAAACACAAAAAATGATACATCATATTGAGAATCATATTATTATAATTGGTTATGGCCGTAATGGTAAACAAGCTGCCGCCAAATTGTTAGCATACAATAAACCATTTATTATTATCGAAAAAGACGAAGCAGTAATAGAAAGATATCAAAATGAAAGCCTGTTTTTTCTAAAAGGTAATGCCACAGAAGACGAAGTATTAATAGAAGCAGGTATTAAAAGGGCTGCTTGTTTAATATGCACATTACCAGAAGATGCAGATAACTTGTTTATTGTGCTTTCTGCAAGACAAATTAATAAAAAACTCAAAATAATTAGTAGAGCTTCTCAAGATACTTCTTATAAGAAAATACGATTAGCCGGTGCAGATAATGTTATTATGCCAGATCGAATTGGTGGAGATCACATGGCGTCTTTAGTAGTAGTGCCCGATTTAATAGAGTTTTTGGATAATCTTTCTATTGTAGGTAAAAAATCTATAAATATTGAAGAAATTTCTTTTGAAGACATGTTTGATGATAAAATAGAAAGAACTATTCTTGATATCGATATGAGATCCAGAACAGGATGTACCATTATAGGTTACAAATCACCAGAAGGAGAATATATTGTAAACCCAGAAGCTAATACCTTGTTAAAACCAAGTTCTAAGATTGTAGTTTTAGGCCGCCCAGAACAAATTAATCTTTTAAATAAGGAGTTCGATATTTGA
- a CDS encoding PspC family transcriptional regulator, whose protein sequence is MLYNLRQFLERNGFYVSSRLADRLGMRAKNVRLFFIYLTFATVGLGFVIYLNLAFWLKLKDLVYTKRTSVFDL, encoded by the coding sequence ATGCTTTATAATCTAAGACAATTTTTAGAACGTAACGGATTTTATGTTTCCTCCAGGTTAGCCGATAGGTTGGGGATGCGAGCAAAAAATGTACGGTTGTTCTTTATTTATTTAACCTTTGCCACTGTGGGATTAGGTTTTGTAATATACCTTAATCTGGCATTTTGGCTAAAATTAAAAGATTTGGTTTATACTAAACGAACTTCAGTATTTGACCTATGA
- a CDS encoding peroxiredoxin family protein: protein MTNILKSIFISVFPVIALYFAIDSVIHLIDHGVSYRYIGRLIISLSIVTLFILIFVKPVARTDANLKKYTLPISIGFLTSLLFGGIIEQDLNGSLPGIGLFLGWVLYIRWYSTFNNREKNTIIKVGNLLPELELQDTEKNNINTSKFIGNPSIFLFYRGNWCPLCMAQIKEIALQYKELEKRKINIVLISPQPHKHTKSLAKKFGLNFNYLVDQGNKVAKQLQIFSKNGLPMGFQILGYNSDTVMPTVIITNKEGKIIFADLTNNYRVRPEPEIFLKIIDQQSL from the coding sequence ATGACTAATATTTTAAAGTCCATTTTCATATCTGTTTTCCCTGTAATTGCTCTTTATTTTGCTATTGACAGTGTTATACATCTTATTGATCATGGAGTATCTTATAGATATATAGGAAGGTTAATTATTTCGCTTTCTATTGTAACACTCTTCATTTTGATTTTTGTAAAACCCGTTGCGCGGACCGATGCTAATCTAAAAAAATACACGCTACCTATTTCTATTGGTTTCTTAACTAGTCTATTATTTGGAGGTATTATAGAACAAGATTTAAATGGATCTTTACCGGGTATTGGTTTATTTTTAGGATGGGTATTATACATAAGATGGTATTCTACTTTTAATAATAGAGAAAAAAACACGATTATTAAAGTAGGCAATCTGTTACCAGAACTCGAATTACAGGATACAGAAAAAAACAATATAAATACTTCCAAATTTATAGGAAACCCATCAATTTTTCTGTTCTATCGCGGAAATTGGTGTCCATTATGCATGGCACAGATCAAAGAAATTGCTTTGCAATATAAAGAGCTTGAAAAAAGAAAAATTAATATAGTTCTTATTAGTCCCCAACCTCATAAGCATACCAAATCTCTAGCAAAAAAATTTGGATTAAATTTCAATTATTTGGTGGATCAAGGAAATAAAGTTGCGAAACAATTACAAATTTTCTCAAAAAATGGTCTTCCTATGGGTTTCCAAATACTAGGATATAACAGTGATACTGTAATGCCAACGGTAATCATAACTAATAAAGAAGGAAAAATAATCTTTGCAGACCTTACTAATAATTATAGAGTACGGCCAGAACCAGAAATATTTTTAAAAATTATTGATCAGCAAAGTCTTTAG
- a CDS encoding DUF2851 family protein, with protein sequence MTEDFLQYLWKYKKFGFADLRTTRHEELTLQQIGTHNIENSGPDFFNARLIIQGQKWAGNVEVHIRSSDWYVHNHENDPAYDNVILHVVWEDDVEVYRKDNSIIPTLQLKEYIREELLVRYKKLFDKSVQQWISCEKQLPEVSRFMLSNWQERLYLERLEKKSTLILKLLKDSANNWEAVLFKLLAKNFGLKTNGAAFLSLANSIDFAVLRKCRGQLEELEALFFGQAGFLDVDVKGEYFNTLKNEYQFLKNKFKLSTHGVDPFLFFRLRPPNFPTIRLAQLAMLYFKNHQLFSKVINGNTIDDFYTLFSVETSEFWQNHYTFEKESKTSKKKLTKSFIDLLLINTIIPIKFVYARSVGQNPEEDIFELITKLPFEKNSIISNFMDLNVPIENAMHSQAMIQLKNTYCDQKACLKCAIGNYLLNGE encoded by the coding sequence ATGACTGAGGATTTTTTACAATACCTTTGGAAATATAAAAAATTTGGGTTTGCTGATCTTAGAACAACAAGGCATGAGGAACTTACACTTCAGCAAATAGGGACACATAATATAGAAAACTCTGGACCTGATTTTTTTAATGCAAGACTTATTATCCAAGGGCAAAAATGGGCAGGAAATGTTGAGGTGCATATCAGATCAAGTGACTGGTATGTTCATAACCATGAGAATGACCCTGCATACGATAATGTAATTCTTCATGTAGTTTGGGAAGATGATGTAGAAGTATACAGAAAAGATAACTCGATTATACCAACATTACAACTTAAAGAATACATAAGAGAAGAGTTGTTGGTTCGCTATAAAAAGCTCTTTGATAAAAGTGTTCAACAATGGATTAGTTGTGAAAAACAGCTTCCCGAAGTTTCACGTTTTATGTTGTCGAATTGGCAAGAAAGACTGTATTTAGAGCGACTAGAAAAAAAATCGACTTTAATTTTGAAACTTCTAAAGGACTCTGCAAATAATTGGGAAGCTGTGTTGTTTAAACTACTGGCCAAAAATTTTGGTTTGAAAACTAATGGAGCCGCTTTTTTGAGTTTGGCAAATTCAATAGATTTTGCAGTGCTTAGAAAATGTAGAGGTCAACTAGAAGAATTAGAAGCCTTATTTTTTGGTCAGGCAGGTTTTTTAGATGTTGATGTAAAAGGAGAGTATTTCAATACCTTGAAAAATGAATATCAATTTTTGAAAAACAAATTTAAATTGAGTACACATGGCGTAGATCCATTTCTTTTTTTTAGGTTAAGACCACCTAATTTTCCAACGATACGATTGGCGCAGTTAGCAATGTTATATTTTAAAAATCATCAACTTTTTAGCAAAGTGATCAATGGTAATACTATAGATGATTTTTATACTCTTTTCAGTGTAGAAACAAGCGAATTTTGGCAAAACCATTATACTTTTGAAAAAGAATCAAAGACAAGTAAAAAGAAACTAACAAAATCATTTATTGACTTGTTGTTGATCAATACGATTATTCCTATAAAATTTGTTTATGCCAGAAGTGTAGGACAAAATCCTGAAGAAGATATTTTTGAGTTAATTACTAAATTACCTTTTGAAAAAAACAGTATTATTAGCAATTTTATGGACTTAAATGTGCCAATTGAAAATGCAATGCATTCTCAAGCTATGATTCAACTCAAAAATACATACTGTGACCAAAAAGCATGTTTAAAATGTGCAATAGGGAATTATTTATTAAATGGTGAATAG
- a CDS encoding exo-beta-N-acetylmuramidase NamZ domain-containing protein, whose amino-acid sequence MVFVRNAFKNTFLFLFIIFISCVSGIKTTLPPSSVKIENSISAAYIAQDTTKIQESIVVGANLTDDYIPILENKKVAIVGNQTSVIFKDSITSQNYVHLVDSLLSRNIKIQKVFAPEHGFRGKADAGELVADSKDIKTGLPIFSLHGKNKKPSKEALSNIDIVVFDIQDVGVRFYTYISTLHYVMQACAENNIPVLILDRPNPNAQYIDGPTLEPEHSSFLGVHPIPLVHGMTIGEYAKMINGEGWLGKNLTCEINIIPVKNYSHTASYSLPIRPSPNLPNDKAINLYPSLGFFEGTTINAGRGTETQFQIFGSPDLSIEKYDYAYIPKPNFGSKYPKHRGEVCYGKDLRKSESLDSINLEWLIDAYKHTKIKEKFFNTKSFTIHAGTKKLQQQIEQGLSFREIKNTWIEGLEKFKIKRAQYLIY is encoded by the coding sequence ATGGTTTTTGTTAGAAATGCATTCAAAAATACATTTTTATTCCTTTTCATAATTTTTATTTCTTGTGTAAGTGGAATAAAAACAACTTTACCCCCTTCTTCTGTAAAAATTGAAAACTCAATATCTGCAGCATATATTGCTCAAGATACTACAAAAATTCAAGAATCTATAGTAGTTGGAGCCAATCTTACTGATGATTATATTCCTATTTTAGAAAATAAGAAAGTAGCTATTGTAGGAAACCAAACTTCTGTTATTTTTAAAGATAGTATTACTAGTCAAAATTATGTACATCTTGTTGATTCTTTATTGTCTAGAAATATTAAAATTCAGAAAGTATTTGCTCCAGAACATGGTTTTAGAGGTAAAGCAGATGCGGGAGAATTAGTTGCTGATAGTAAAGACATCAAAACGGGGCTTCCTATTTTCTCTCTCCATGGAAAAAACAAAAAACCATCTAAAGAAGCTTTATCTAATATAGACATTGTTGTTTTTGACATCCAAGATGTAGGAGTTCGTTTTTATACCTATATTTCGACATTACATTACGTAATGCAAGCCTGTGCAGAAAACAATATCCCTGTCTTGATCTTAGACCGTCCAAATCCAAATGCACAATATATTGATGGGCCAACCTTAGAACCTGAGCACTCAAGTTTTCTGGGAGTACACCCAATACCATTAGTTCATGGTATGACTATTGGCGAATATGCAAAAATGATCAATGGCGAAGGTTGGTTGGGAAAAAATTTGACCTGTGAGATCAATATTATTCCTGTTAAAAACTACTCTCATACTGCTTCATATAGTTTACCAATACGACCATCACCAAATTTACCAAATGATAAAGCTATCAATTTATATCCTAGTCTTGGTTTTTTTGAAGGAACTACCATTAATGCAGGCCGTGGTACCGAAACACAGTTTCAAATTTTTGGTTCTCCTGACTTGAGTATAGAAAAATATGATTATGCATATATCCCCAAGCCAAATTTTGGTTCTAAATATCCTAAACATAGAGGAGAAGTATGTTACGGAAAAGATTTAAGAAAAAGTGAGTCATTAGATTCTATAAACTTAGAGTGGTTAATTGATGCCTATAAGCATACCAAAATCAAAGAAAAGTTTTTTAACACCAAATCATTCACCATTCACGCAGGAACAAAAAAATTGCAACAACAAATTGAACAAGGTCTTTCTTTTCGAGAAATTAAAAATACCTGGATAGAAGGTCTGGAGAAATTTAAGATTAAAAGAGCGCAATATCTCATCTATTAA
- a CDS encoding ABC transporter permease codes for MNFEYFIAKRLIKGKEHKSSISTPIIKIAIFAIAVGMIMMLITVATGVGLQRKIREKVAAFNGHILISSFDNNSSVESLMPISTNQNFYPEFSEVEGIVHMQGVATKMGLIRTASDFDGVVVKGVGKGYNWDSFKEYLVEGRIPDFTGELNEEILLSSHIANRLGFSIGDKVITYFLKKNTASNSKTFIRAFEIVGIYNSGFLEFDETFLFADIRHVIKMNKWKPDEVGNFEVFIDDFDQIDKKGQEIYENIPSTLDSQTISLKYATIFEWLKLFDLNIIGIIGIIILVAGINMITALLVLILERTPMIGILKALGTNDWSIRKVFLYNAAYLILIGLFWGNLIGIGLLLIQEHYGVVGLNPETYYVSTAPVYIDIGYIVLLNIGTMLLCLLMLLIPSYIIAKISPTKSIRFQ; via the coding sequence TTGAATTTCGAGTATTTTATTGCTAAACGCCTCATCAAAGGTAAGGAACATAAAAGTAGCATTTCGACTCCAATTATAAAAATTGCAATCTTTGCTATTGCTGTTGGTATGATCATGATGCTAATTACAGTTGCTACTGGCGTAGGACTACAACGCAAAATAAGGGAAAAAGTTGCTGCATTTAATGGGCATATATTAATTTCTAGTTTTGATAATAACAGTAGTGTAGAATCTCTTATGCCTATATCTACCAATCAAAACTTCTATCCAGAATTTTCTGAGGTTGAAGGAATTGTTCATATGCAAGGTGTGGCAACAAAAATGGGACTTATACGCACAGCATCTGATTTTGATGGTGTGGTGGTTAAAGGAGTGGGTAAAGGTTATAATTGGGATTCTTTTAAAGAATATCTTGTAGAAGGAAGAATACCCGATTTTACAGGAGAGCTCAATGAAGAAATTTTGTTGTCTTCACATATAGCAAATCGTTTAGGGTTTAGTATTGGAGATAAAGTAATTACATATTTTCTGAAAAAGAACACTGCTTCAAACTCAAAAACTTTTATTAGAGCTTTTGAGATTGTAGGGATTTATAATTCAGGATTTTTAGAGTTTGATGAAACCTTCCTTTTTGCAGACATCAGACATGTGATAAAAATGAATAAATGGAAACCGGATGAGGTCGGGAATTTTGAAGTTTTTATTGATGATTTTGATCAAATCGATAAAAAAGGACAGGAAATCTATGAGAATATTCCTTCTACTTTAGATAGCCAGACAATTTCATTAAAGTATGCTACAATCTTCGAATGGTTAAAACTATTCGATCTTAATATTATTGGTATTATTGGGATTATTATTTTGGTTGCCGGTATTAATATGATTACCGCTTTATTGGTTTTGATTCTTGAGAGAACCCCTATGATTGGGATTTTAAAAGCTTTAGGAACAAATGATTGGAGTATAAGAAAAGTGTTTCTCTATAATGCTGCATATTTGATTTTGATAGGTTTGTTTTGGGGTAACCTTATCGGTATAGGTTTACTTCTTATACAAGAGCATTATGGAGTTGTAGGGCTTAATCCAGAAACGTATTATGTAAGTACAGCTCCAGTGTATATTGATATAGGATATATTGTGTTACTCAATATAGGAACAATGTTATTATGTTTATTAATGCTGCTTATCCCTTCATATATTATAGCAAAGATATCACCAACCAAATCCATCCGTTTTCAATAA
- a CDS encoding pyridoxal-phosphate dependent enzyme, translating to MEYAKNILETIGDTPLVQLNTLVKDIDALVLAKYETFNPGNSVKDRMALKMIEDAEADGRLQPGGTIIEGTSGNTGMGLALVAIIKGYKLICVMADKQSKEKMDILRAVGAKVMVCPTNVEPDDPRSYYSVSKRLAEETPNSWYVNQYDNPSNAQAHYESTGPEIWKQTDGKITHFIVGVGTGGTISGVGKYLKEKNPNVKIWGIDTYGSVFKKYHETGIFDENEIYSYITEGIGEDILPKNVDFSVIDGFTKVTDKDAAVYTQKLAKEEGMFLGNSAGAAIKGLLQLNKHFTKDDVVVVLFHDHGSRYVGKMFNDDWMRERGFLDEEVYTADDLVKNHIEKPLITVKTEELVSHAIERMRKFKISQIPVVDSDGFVGSVDESALFTAFLDDKNTGSTPIKDVMKGSFPIVNAKTSLDEISKLIKNGSSAVLVELENGKHHIITKYDVISHIK from the coding sequence GTGGAATACGCAAAAAACATACTAGAAACTATTGGGGATACACCATTAGTCCAATTGAATACATTGGTGAAAGATATAGACGCTTTGGTGTTGGCTAAATATGAAACTTTTAACCCAGGGAATTCTGTAAAGGATCGAATGGCTTTAAAAATGATAGAAGATGCAGAAGCAGATGGTCGATTACAGCCAGGAGGAACTATTATAGAAGGTACATCAGGAAATACAGGAATGGGATTAGCATTAGTAGCTATCATAAAAGGGTATAAACTGATTTGTGTAATGGCAGATAAGCAATCTAAGGAAAAAATGGATATCCTTAGAGCAGTAGGCGCAAAGGTGATGGTTTGTCCAACTAATGTAGAACCCGATGATCCAAGGTCGTATTATTCGGTTTCTAAGAGATTAGCAGAAGAAACTCCAAATTCCTGGTATGTTAACCAGTATGACAATCCTTCGAATGCTCAAGCGCACTATGAAAGCACAGGTCCCGAAATTTGGAAACAAACAGATGGGAAAATAACACATTTTATTGTTGGAGTAGGTACTGGAGGTACGATATCTGGTGTAGGAAAATATCTAAAAGAAAAAAATCCAAATGTTAAAATCTGGGGAATAGATACCTATGGTTCTGTTTTTAAGAAATACCATGAAACAGGGATTTTTGATGAAAACGAAATTTATTCTTATATCACAGAAGGTATTGGGGAAGATATTTTACCAAAAAATGTAGATTTTTCGGTTATTGATGGATTTACCAAAGTGACAGATAAAGACGCTGCGGTTTATACTCAAAAACTTGCGAAAGAAGAAGGAATGTTTTTAGGTAATAGTGCTGGAGCGGCTATAAAAGGATTACTTCAATTAAACAAACATTTTACCAAAGATGATGTTGTCGTGGTTTTATTTCATGATCATGGCAGTAGATATGTAGGGAAAATGTTTAATGATGATTGGATGCGAGAAAGAGGTTTTCTTGATGAGGAAGTATATACAGCCGATGATTTAGTGAAAAATCATATAGAAAAACCATTGATTACTGTTAAGACAGAAGAACTGGTATCACATGCTATTGAGCGTATGCGTAAATTTAAAATTTCGCAAATACCAGTAGTTGATAGTGATGGATTTGTTGGTTCTGTAGATGAGAGTGCACTTTTTACTGCATTTTTAGATGATAAAAATACTGGTAGTACACCAATTAAAGATGTTATGAAAGGTTCCTTTCCGATTGTAAACGCTAAAACTTCACTTGATGAGATATCCAAACTTATTAAAAACGGAAGTTCTGCAGTTTTAGTTGAGTTAGAAAACGGAAAACACCACATCATAACAAAGTATGATGTTATTAGTCATATAAAATAA
- a CDS encoding tetratricopeptide repeat protein, whose translation MLPFTLKSQIREETYTPVYKKITLEEKEKKSLEEVYKLLADNQDNKAYQKATNLSKSVKINYSKVKVNLLLSKYFYKKSLTDSSIYFAKRALKLNHILNDSIKNRTNGLIYELLGANYIIKGLYLESKKYHLKGIEVTQKYDEKEFYYSHLHNLATSYMMLGDNQTALRLFKQCLEYKEDEILTSLTYSNIGDIYSNLKDYKTSNYYLEKSKNLSKKTGDTYNYAATLISLGVNYQKQGHHNEAISFYNEAITISEKNGYDYITLSSKFDSGVSFIKLKEYDKATALFLNVISEAEKLGILEEQMSSYEMLKQISLTQGKYKDSYNYLNKEIKIKDSIHKLQKSKAINELEVKFNTLQKEKEIKVLQVKNANRELDLKNQEEAIKNLKLQQEIEKKETQNKILSFQNASEKKRNEIIVLKKDQEIHESKLARQKSIKNSILYSFLILLIPVIGLLFTYYQKLQTQNELNKKQEEVSEQKISSLIKDQELKLIKASIKGQDKERKRIAQELHDSIGGNLAAIKLQLNNTVFHGDKKTISTINNQLDDTYDQVRNLSHNLIPKKFSENNFCDVLEEYFNNIGGTTSLSTSFVAYPRAEIDILDETLQIEVFKIIQELITNTIKHAKATSLELQLNLVENMINVLFEDNGIGFNTKNKATGLGFESIKNRLKKVSGTFHIDSRVNRGTIIDIEVPVFTLINDKGIL comes from the coding sequence ATGCTTCCTTTTACTCTCAAATCTCAGATAAGAGAAGAGACTTACACACCTGTTTACAAGAAGATTACGCTCGAAGAAAAAGAGAAAAAATCACTCGAAGAAGTCTACAAACTTCTTGCTGACAATCAAGATAATAAAGCATATCAAAAAGCTACAAACCTATCTAAGTCTGTTAAGATTAATTATTCTAAAGTTAAAGTAAACCTATTACTTTCCAAATATTTTTATAAAAAATCATTAACCGATTCGTCCATCTACTTTGCTAAACGAGCATTAAAACTTAATCACATTCTTAATGATTCTATAAAAAACAGGACAAATGGATTAATTTATGAATTACTTGGTGCAAATTATATCATAAAAGGCTTATATCTAGAAAGTAAAAAATACCATCTTAAGGGTATTGAAGTCACTCAAAAATATGATGAGAAAGAGTTTTATTATTCACATTTGCATAATCTAGCCACTAGCTATATGATGTTAGGCGATAATCAAACTGCACTACGTTTGTTCAAACAGTGTCTCGAATATAAAGAAGATGAAATATTAACATCCCTAACCTATTCTAACATTGGTGATATCTATAGTAATTTAAAGGATTATAAAACTTCTAATTACTATCTAGAAAAATCAAAAAATCTCTCTAAAAAAACTGGAGACACCTATAACTATGCCGCAACGTTAATAAGTCTTGGTGTTAACTATCAAAAACAAGGACATCACAATGAGGCTATATCTTTTTATAATGAAGCTATAACTATTTCTGAAAAAAATGGATATGATTACATCACATTATCATCAAAATTCGATTCAGGTGTTTCATTTATAAAGCTAAAAGAGTATGACAAAGCAACGGCTCTTTTTTTAAACGTGATTTCTGAAGCAGAGAAATTAGGAATATTAGAAGAACAAATGAGTAGCTATGAAATGTTAAAACAAATCTCACTGACACAAGGTAAGTATAAAGATTCGTACAATTATTTAAACAAAGAAATAAAAATCAAAGACTCAATACATAAATTACAAAAAAGCAAAGCAATCAATGAACTTGAAGTGAAATTTAATACCCTTCAAAAAGAAAAAGAAATAAAAGTCCTTCAGGTCAAAAATGCAAATCGAGAATTGGATTTAAAAAACCAGGAAGAAGCTATCAAAAATCTTAAATTACAACAAGAGATTGAAAAAAAAGAAACTCAGAACAAGATTTTGTCTTTTCAGAATGCCTCAGAAAAAAAACGTAACGAAATTATAGTACTAAAAAAAGATCAGGAGATTCACGAATCTAAATTAGCCAGGCAAAAAAGTATTAAAAATAGCATCTTGTACTCTTTTTTGATTCTTCTTATCCCGGTTATTGGCTTATTGTTTACATATTATCAAAAACTTCAAACTCAGAATGAATTAAACAAAAAGCAAGAAGAGGTAAGTGAGCAAAAAATTTCTTCTCTAATCAAAGATCAAGAGTTAAAACTAATTAAAGCATCTATTAAAGGGCAGGATAAAGAAAGAAAACGTATTGCACAAGAACTACACGATAGTATTGGTGGTAATCTTGCTGCTATAAAATTGCAATTAAATAATACTGTATTTCACGGAGATAAAAAAACAATATCAACAATTAATAATCAATTAGATGATACTTATGATCAGGTACGTAATTTATCACATAACTTGATCCCTAAAAAATTTAGTGAAAACAACTTTTGTGATGTCCTTGAAGAGTATTTTAATAATATTGGTGGTACGACTAGTCTAAGCACTTCTTTTGTAGCATACCCAAGAGCAGAAATTGATATTTTGGATGAAACTCTGCAAATCGAAGTTTTTAAAATTATCCAGGAACTTATTACCAATACTATTAAACATGCCAAAGCTACTTCTTTAGAGCTTCAATTAAATCTAGTAGAAAATATGATAAATGTATTATTCGAAGATAATGGCATTGGTTTTAATACAAAAAACAAAGCTACCGGACTTGGGTTTGAGAGTATCAAAAACCGATTAAAAAAAGTATCTGGCACTTTTCATATAGATTCTAGAGTTAATCGAGGTACTATTATAGATATAGAAGTTCCGGTATTCACACTGATTAATGATAAGGGAATATTATAA
- a CDS encoding helix-turn-helix domain-containing protein, translated as MCKYLFDFSDIDKLSDYFRSQLSPNSSTDRIYFPPEIGEGYLLYYKISPEVFLIINNYKANTDIEYIRRPIDEKDIILHFRKYALDHQLKEDQIISQYSDSYTPGNMRCMDARQGEQVFITKGAEVKSTMIVLKSSYTKPFFLKNNDMAEKLDNYIRYSHQHINKFYLSYKQSSLFDQIVQPDVDKVENYLYFIARGVRLLETFWKDVLRWETESNPFSINCGQVGNIYKVSDYLKNNLKEPFVGVDQLAAMAHMSRTNFFNMFKEIHNQTPLEFFNNKRLEISYNMIIGEGLSIREVMDTLNYSNSSKFKKAFFNKFDIYPDVNT; from the coding sequence ATGTGTAAATATTTGTTTGATTTTTCTGATATAGACAAACTAAGTGACTATTTTAGATCACAACTAAGTCCAAATAGTTCTACTGATCGAATTTATTTCCCTCCCGAGATTGGAGAAGGGTATTTGTTGTATTATAAAATATCTCCAGAAGTCTTTCTTATTATAAACAATTATAAAGCTAATACAGATATTGAATATATTAGACGACCCATCGATGAAAAAGATATTATACTTCATTTTAGGAAATATGCTTTAGATCATCAATTAAAGGAAGATCAAATTATAAGCCAATATTCTGATAGTTATACCCCAGGTAATATGAGATGCATGGATGCTCGACAAGGAGAACAAGTTTTTATTACAAAAGGAGCAGAAGTAAAATCTACCATGATCGTGTTAAAAAGCTCATATACCAAACCTTTTTTTTTAAAGAATAACGATATGGCAGAAAAACTTGATAATTATATTCGTTATTCTCACCAACATATTAATAAATTTTATCTTTCTTATAAACAATCAAGTCTTTTTGATCAGATTGTACAACCTGATGTAGATAAGGTAGAGAATTACCTTTATTTTATCGCTAGAGGTGTTCGGCTATTAGAAACTTTTTGGAAAGATGTATTAAGATGGGAAACAGAAAGCAATCCTTTTAGTATCAATTGTGGACAAGTGGGTAATATTTATAAGGTAAGTGACTATCTAAAAAATAATCTTAAAGAACCTTTTGTTGGTGTTGATCAATTAGCAGCCATGGCACATATGAGTCGTACAAATTTTTTTAATATGTTTAAAGAAATTCATAATCAAACTCCTTTAGAGTTTTTTAATAATAAAAGACTAGAGATTTCATACAATATGATTATCGGAGAAGGATTATCAATACGTGAGGTAATGGATACGCTTAATTATTCTAATTCTTCAAAATTTAAAAAAGCATTTTTTAATAAGTTTGATATCTACCCAGATGTGAATACATAA